In one Umezawaea sp. Da 62-37 genomic region, the following are encoded:
- a CDS encoding glycohydrolase toxin TNT-related protein (This protein contains a domain related to Tuberculosis Necrotizing Toxin, which is the C-terminal effector domain of outer membrane channel protein CpnT, and which has a lethal NAD+-glycohydrolase activity.): protein MGIEIPSEVTWLFPIVVGQSWPEGDETALRRMADAYRAAAEGVQGVIDQGNGAASTVVGSQVGASAKAFEDYWKKFSDGDESYLPKIKKICEQLAESCDGTALEVEYTKLSIIASLIALAIEIAALIAAAFATFGTASAGIPIAQQATRLIVQFTFRQLIIAILKEVAISVGIDAAIQGIQVLSGERKDWDWGKTGQAAVSGAVSGLVGGVSGGVKFTGGGMAGQVAVGATRGAVEGAVSSVGTSVAMGQDISAKDVLLGATSGAVSGGIGGAKEGYTVEAPHVNPGGPGGPPDLGPGTGGGPPDLGPSGGNGAGPGSGPGSGTGPGSGTGPGNGAGPGTGSGNGAGPDNGAGPGGGPAPTTPSTGGSGAPDAPTPTRPHTDTTNTSTVAAPPAPTPHVPTTGGPAPDRAPAGAPAPAMAPTGFSGGSAPGGSPSGGSPSGGSTPSTVTSRLGAPTAPAGGSSSAPSPAPSGSHSTSGGGSSPSSSPSSTGGPTPGSTPGGSTPGSSTPGGTAGSGSHSATGAGPTPGSHSTPGSAPGGSAPSSTPGGPAPAGAHSQTPGGAPVSGGPAGSHAASGTPTAGGVPAGAHAAGGPGSTPGSSNALGAHTAGSTPGGAPAAHSAPGGPSAAHPTAGGSPLGGSNAPGAHAAGPTPGGPSAAHPTAGGPTPGGSNPGGFSAPGSTPGGSHSSTPGSHNAPSSTPGTHSTPGSTPGGSHPSAGGPSTTPGGFSSPGSTPGTHSTPGSTPGGSHPSAGGPSTTPGGFSSPGSTPGAHSTPGSTPGGSHPSAGGPSTTPGGFSSPGSTPGTHSTPSPAPGGSHSPAGDSHAPVSSHPAASPAPSGFAPAPSAVHTTPAGGPAAGHPVEHAPSQSPAGQPAGGFVPPPAGGAPQAGGPAGGRGPAMSGGLFTEPAATPVQSTRPAHSVDSVGASSVTSAPPAAFHDAVPTHTTREPRSAPAPQPGGFGPQQPGFGPQPGGAQPGGAAPQHAAPQHAAPQQTGPANTRPDPAPTARNTPSEAPSRPADTSPGRDPRTPGTPDGRVPDARTPLHEAPQPRTEAQPQHQAPQHPTPDATPPHTPNPDGSSPVSSHQWPQEMPPASRGADPDPTPADPAAGPTADPAVDPHKNAWGNPAGVVPGFSQDGPYVPVHESTGPTDREVGTYDQRVAAIVEPTYQPYGPHGSFDEFMRHHTTDGTVNGPVDWPPNQGAVGARVIVELPAGTVLDRFGSPQGDFLSPLRPDGQPYGYGERAILPDSMGKGYHVYVLDQPMMVELATVAPAFDQPGGARQLQPVFDPSLADATGRVNLDSLRDNGVLHEVPAPPPDGRVLPPDFGTHAADGTVLKPDTATVADAHAGAFDDHTPTADPTHDPAATHDPTTPHDPTANPTTDPAATHDTTTPTTDGPVPLGDVSPRVDQAIRTSQATPAGVALHSDPRLQELSSRIPAGGDHAVLDVHTAGDGVRIGDTHYTRAELVELINNHPDLAGRPIMFVGCDAGTGGENSLAAHVARETGQQVIAPDSLAWSDGNGNVYSSAPDASGHPRIPPDGGWHAFEPDGTSAPVGENGLPPGHTPTGDLADTIDSAHRGDTDRSTQPQVQTPWTEPTTSHEQTVRMSEGQSLFDGRELPADTSIRVLDENGQLRSTVHVDAEGAVSVDAIAPNTRDGVNPEIAHPHPDADYRVRVGNHNDVFVAGDDGTPLQQTDRVRIGGQTVEVDRPVTITEPPAPANGERTIGRGDPLAPRPGEAFTARADLPPNTRFDVTDTEGHHRGTVQTDGDGRPAWVATPERLGDAPNPELANPVPGANYNVDRGPLFQEFSTDAQGRPEPGVTYERPVAQHQVVVTDLPQNRPLTEHDGQPLASDTEYVVTDGDRVRGRVFVDDTGLNHVETESGQRGRTSSELARAPQGADVTADGYYGTDAAATPVWPEPANGEVRLTQTTELDAGGDKVKVVHVEGDTSGWTPEQRAAVERPYAQNDPFVARDLPPGTRFVLADERGPYSTVQSGEDGAVSHVHAPLPFSAEMNNPRPTTVYDVDSGRWRFLTDDRANTIATSGVPEYGGGTELRRDTQAQTDAGALAGKLPDNRNIADGGHHQGKESGGPGELVNVSSQQRDQNMGGRERPAFVREDTWYQMERDRAELVANSGGTIELVDTFALREPGQDHPHTYQTRWRETLPDGRFKIHVRSYPNDHNAALWPSDF, encoded by the coding sequence GTGGGCATCGAAATCCCGAGCGAGGTCACCTGGCTCTTCCCGATCGTGGTCGGGCAGAGCTGGCCGGAGGGCGACGAGACCGCCCTGCGCCGGATGGCCGACGCGTACCGCGCCGCCGCCGAGGGCGTGCAGGGCGTCATCGACCAGGGCAACGGCGCGGCGAGCACCGTCGTCGGCAGCCAGGTCGGCGCGTCGGCGAAGGCGTTCGAGGACTACTGGAAGAAGTTCTCCGACGGCGACGAGTCCTACCTGCCCAAGATCAAGAAGATCTGCGAGCAGCTCGCGGAGAGCTGCGACGGCACCGCGCTCGAGGTCGAGTACACCAAGCTGTCGATCATCGCGTCGCTGATCGCGCTGGCCATCGAGATCGCCGCGCTGATCGCCGCCGCGTTCGCCACGTTCGGCACGGCCTCGGCGGGCATCCCGATCGCCCAGCAGGCCACCCGGCTCATCGTCCAGTTCACGTTCCGCCAGCTGATCATCGCGATCCTCAAGGAGGTCGCGATCTCGGTGGGCATCGACGCGGCCATCCAGGGCATCCAGGTGCTCAGCGGCGAGCGCAAGGACTGGGACTGGGGCAAGACCGGCCAGGCCGCCGTCAGCGGCGCCGTGTCCGGTCTCGTCGGCGGCGTGTCCGGCGGCGTCAAGTTCACCGGCGGCGGCATGGCGGGCCAGGTCGCCGTCGGCGCCACCCGCGGCGCGGTCGAGGGCGCGGTCAGCTCCGTCGGCACGTCCGTCGCGATGGGGCAGGACATCAGCGCCAAGGACGTGCTGCTCGGCGCGACGTCCGGCGCGGTCTCCGGCGGCATCGGCGGTGCCAAGGAGGGCTACACCGTCGAGGCCCCGCACGTGAACCCCGGCGGTCCGGGCGGGCCGCCCGATCTCGGCCCTGGCACCGGCGGTGGTCCGCCGGACCTGGGTCCCAGCGGCGGCAACGGCGCCGGTCCTGGCTCTGGTCCTGGCTCCGGCACTGGTCCTGGCTCCGGCACTGGTCCTGGCAACGGCGCTGGTCCTGGCACCGGTTCCGGCAACGGCGCGGGCCCTGACAACGGCGCGGGCCCCGGCGGCGGTCCGGCTCCCACGACCCCGTCGACCGGCGGTTCGGGCGCCCCGGACGCCCCCACGCCGACCCGTCCGCACACCGACACCACGAACACCTCGACCGTCGCGGCCCCTCCGGCCCCGACCCCGCACGTCCCGACCACCGGCGGCCCCGCCCCGGACCGCGCCCCCGCGGGCGCCCCGGCACCCGCGATGGCACCCACCGGCTTCTCCGGCGGCTCGGCACCCGGCGGCTCCCCGTCCGGAGGTTCCCCGTCCGGCGGCTCGACCCCGTCGACGGTCACCAGCAGGCTCGGCGCCCCCACCGCTCCCGCAGGCGGCTCGTCCAGCGCCCCGAGCCCGGCGCCCAGCGGCTCCCACAGCACTTCCGGTGGCGGCAGCTCACCCAGCAGTTCACCCAGCTCCACAGGCGGCCCGACCCCCGGCTCCACACCCGGTGGCAGCACTCCTGGCAGCAGCACTCCTGGTGGGACCGCCGGCAGCGGTTCGCACAGCGCCACCGGAGCCGGCCCGACTCCCGGCTCCCACAGCACTCCCGGCTCCGCGCCTGGCGGCAGCGCGCCGTCCTCGACTCCCGGCGGTCCGGCTCCCGCGGGCGCACACAGCCAGACCCCTGGCGGAGCACCGGTTTCCGGCGGTCCGGCCGGGTCGCACGCCGCGAGCGGAACCCCGACGGCGGGCGGTGTGCCCGCTGGCGCACACGCCGCCGGAGGCCCCGGCTCCACACCCGGCAGCTCGAACGCCCTCGGCGCGCACACCGCCGGTTCCACCCCCGGCGGCGCACCTGCCGCCCATTCGGCCCCCGGTGGCCCGTCGGCGGCGCATCCGACCGCGGGCGGTTCGCCGCTGGGTGGCTCGAACGCCCCCGGCGCGCACGCCGCCGGTCCCACCCCCGGTGGCCCGTCGGCCGCCCACCCGACCGCGGGCGGCCCGACTCCGGGCGGCTCCAACCCCGGCGGGTTCAGCGCTCCCGGCTCCACCCCCGGCGGTTCGCACAGCTCGACCCCCGGCTCTCACAACGCCCCCAGTTCGACGCCTGGCACGCACAGCACTCCGGGTTCGACTCCTGGTGGTTCGCACCCGTCTGCGGGTGGTCCGAGCACGACTCCCGGCGGCTTCAGCTCGCCGGGTTCCACGCCCGGCACGCACAGCACTCCAGGCTCGACTCCCGGCGGCTCGCACCCGTCCGCAGGTGGCCCGAGCACGACTCCTGGCGGGTTCAGTTCGCCCGGCTCGACGCCCGGCGCGCACAGCACTCCCGGTTCGACTCCTGGTGGTTCGCACCCGTCCGCAGGTGGCCCGAGCACGACCCCCGGCGGGTTCAGTTCGCCGGGCTCGACCCCCGGCACCCACAGCACCCCCAGCCCCGCTCCCGGCGGTTCCCACAGCCCCGCCGGCGACAGCCACGCACCCGTCAGCTCGCACCCGGCGGCCAGCCCCGCGCCGAGCGGGTTCGCCCCCGCGCCCAGTGCCGTCCACACCACCCCCGCTGGCGGTCCGGCGGCCGGTCACCCAGTCGAGCACGCACCGTCGCAGTCGCCCGCTGGCCAGCCCGCCGGTGGGTTCGTGCCGCCGCCCGCCGGTGGCGCGCCCCAGGCCGGTGGTCCGGCGGGTGGGCGTGGTCCGGCGATGTCCGGTGGCCTGTTCACCGAGCCTGCCGCGACCCCCGTCCAGTCCACGAGGCCCGCGCACAGCGTCGACTCGGTCGGCGCGAGTTCGGTGACGTCCGCGCCGCCCGCCGCCTTCCACGACGCGGTCCCGACCCACACGACCCGGGAGCCCCGCTCCGCACCCGCTCCGCAGCCCGGCGGCTTCGGCCCGCAGCAACCCGGTTTCGGCCCCCAGCCCGGCGGTGCCCAGCCCGGCGGCGCCGCCCCGCAGCACGCCGCTCCCCAACACGCCGCCCCGCAGCAGACGGGCCCGGCGAACACCCGCCCCGACCCTGCCCCCACGGCCCGCAACACCCCGTCGGAAGCCCCCTCGCGCCCCGCGGACACCAGTCCCGGCCGAGACCCGCGCACCCCCGGCACGCCGGACGGCCGCGTCCCCGACGCCCGCACCCCGCTCCACGAAGCCCCCCAGCCCCGCACCGAGGCCCAGCCGCAGCACCAGGCCCCCCAGCACCCGACCCCGGACGCGACCCCGCCCCACACCCCGAACCCGGACGGCAGCTCGCCGGTCTCCAGCCACCAGTGGCCCCAGGAGATGCCGCCCGCCAGCCGCGGCGCGGACCCCGACCCGACCCCGGCGGACCCCGCCGCGGGCCCCACAGCGGACCCGGCCGTCGACCCCCACAAGAACGCCTGGGGCAACCCGGCGGGCGTCGTCCCCGGCTTCTCCCAGGACGGCCCGTACGTCCCGGTGCACGAGAGCACCGGGCCGACCGACCGCGAGGTCGGCACGTACGACCAGCGGGTCGCGGCGATCGTCGAGCCGACCTACCAGCCCTACGGCCCGCACGGCTCGTTCGACGAGTTCATGCGGCACCACACCACCGACGGCACCGTCAACGGGCCCGTCGACTGGCCGCCGAACCAGGGCGCCGTGGGTGCCCGCGTGATCGTGGAGCTGCCCGCGGGCACGGTCCTCGACCGGTTCGGCAGCCCGCAGGGCGACTTCCTGTCACCGCTGCGGCCGGACGGCCAGCCCTACGGCTACGGCGAGCGCGCGATCCTGCCGGACAGCATGGGCAAGGGCTACCACGTCTACGTGCTCGACCAGCCCATGATGGTCGAGCTGGCCACCGTGGCACCCGCGTTCGACCAGCCCGGCGGGGCGCGCCAGCTCCAGCCGGTGTTCGACCCGAGCCTCGCCGACGCCACCGGCCGGGTGAACCTGGACAGCCTGCGCGACAACGGCGTGCTGCACGAGGTGCCCGCGCCGCCGCCGGACGGCCGCGTCCTGCCGCCGGACTTCGGCACGCACGCCGCCGACGGCACGGTCCTCAAGCCCGACACGGCGACCGTCGCGGACGCCCACGCGGGCGCCTTCGACGACCACACCCCGACCGCGGACCCGACCCACGACCCCGCGGCGACCCACGACCCGACCACGCCGCACGACCCCACCGCGAACCCGACCACCGACCCCGCGGCCACCCACGACACCACCACGCCGACGACCGACGGCCCGGTCCCGCTCGGCGACGTCTCCCCGCGCGTCGACCAGGCCATCCGCACCAGCCAGGCCACCCCGGCAGGCGTCGCGCTGCACAGCGACCCGCGGCTCCAGGAGCTGTCCTCGCGCATCCCGGCGGGCGGCGACCACGCCGTGCTGGACGTGCACACCGCCGGTGACGGCGTCCGGATCGGCGACACGCACTACACCCGCGCCGAACTGGTCGAGCTGATCAACAACCACCCGGACCTCGCGGGCAGGCCGATCATGTTCGTCGGCTGCGACGCGGGCACGGGCGGCGAGAACAGCCTGGCCGCGCACGTGGCCCGCGAGACCGGCCAGCAGGTGATCGCGCCGGACAGCCTGGCCTGGTCCGACGGCAACGGCAACGTCTACTCCAGCGCGCCGGACGCCTCCGGCCACCCGCGGATCCCACCGGACGGCGGCTGGCACGCGTTCGAGCCGGACGGCACGAGCGCGCCGGTCGGCGAGAACGGCCTGCCGCCCGGCCACACCCCGACGGGCGACCTGGCCGACACGATCGACTCCGCGCACCGCGGTGACACCGACCGGTCGACCCAGCCGCAGGTCCAGACGCCGTGGACCGAGCCGACCACCTCGCACGAGCAGACCGTGCGGATGAGCGAGGGCCAGTCGCTGTTCGACGGCCGCGAGCTGCCGGCGGACACGAGCATCCGGGTCCTCGACGAGAACGGGCAGCTGCGCTCGACCGTCCACGTGGACGCCGAGGGCGCCGTCAGCGTCGACGCCATCGCGCCGAACACCCGCGACGGCGTGAACCCCGAGATCGCCCACCCGCACCCGGACGCGGACTACCGCGTGCGGGTCGGCAACCACAACGACGTTTTCGTAGCGGGCGACGACGGCACCCCGCTCCAGCAGACCGACCGGGTCAGGATCGGCGGCCAGACCGTCGAGGTCGACCGGCCCGTCACGATCACCGAGCCGCCCGCCCCCGCGAACGGCGAGCGCACGATCGGCCGCGGCGACCCGCTGGCGCCGAGGCCGGGCGAGGCGTTCACCGCGCGCGCCGACCTGCCGCCGAACACCCGCTTCGACGTCACCGACACCGAGGGTCACCACCGCGGCACCGTCCAGACCGACGGCGACGGCAGGCCCGCCTGGGTCGCCACGCCCGAACGGCTCGGCGACGCCCCGAACCCCGAGCTGGCGAACCCGGTCCCCGGCGCGAACTACAACGTCGACCGCGGTCCGCTGTTCCAGGAGTTCTCCACCGACGCGCAGGGCCGCCCCGAACCGGGCGTGACCTACGAGCGGCCGGTGGCGCAGCACCAGGTCGTCGTCACCGACCTGCCGCAGAACCGGCCGCTCACCGAGCACGACGGGCAGCCGCTGGCCTCGGACACCGAGTACGTCGTCACCGACGGCGACCGCGTGCGCGGCCGGGTGTTCGTCGACGACACCGGCCTGAACCACGTCGAGACCGAGTCCGGCCAGCGCGGCCGCACCAGCAGCGAGCTGGCGCGCGCGCCGCAGGGCGCGGACGTCACCGCCGACGGGTACTACGGCACGGACGCGGCGGCCACGCCGGTCTGGCCCGAGCCCGCCAACGGCGAGGTCCGGCTCACCCAGACCACCGAACTGGACGCCGGGGGCGACAAGGTCAAGGTCGTCCACGTCGAGGGCGACACCTCGGGGTGGACGCCGGAGCAGCGCGCCGCCGTCGAACGGCCCTACGCGCAGAACGACCCGTTCGTCGCCCGCGACCTGCCGCCGGGCACCCGGTTCGTCCTCGCCGACGAGCGCGGCCCGTACAGCACGGTCCAGAGCGGCGAGGACGGCGCGGTCTCGCACGTGCACGCCCCGCTGCCGTTCAGCGCCGAGATGAACAACCCGCGGCCGACGACGGTGTACGACGTGGACAGCGGCCGCTGGAGGTTCCTGACCGACGACCGGGCCAACACGATCGCCACCAGCGGCGTCCCGGAGTACGGCGGCGGCACGGAGCTGCGCCGCGACACCCAGGCGCAGACCGACGCGGGCGCGCTCGCGGGCAAGCTGCCGGACAACCGGAACATCGCCGACGGCGGCCACCACCAGGGCAAGGAGTCCGGCGGCCCCGGTGAGCTGGTCAACGTCTCCAGCCAGCAGCGCGACCAGAACATGGGCGGGCGGGAGCGGCCCGCGTTCGTGCGCGAGGACACCTGGTATCAAATGGAGCGGGACCGCGCCGAGCTGGTCGCGAACTCCGGCGGCACGATCGAGCTGGTCGACACGTTCGCGCTGCGCGAGCCAGGACAGGATCACCCGCACACTTACCAGACCCGGTGGCGCGAGACACTGCCGGACGGTCGCTTCAAGATCCATGTCAGGAGCTATCCGAATGACCACAACGCAGCCCTCTGGCCATCCGACTTCTGA
- a CDS encoding WXG100 family type VII secretion target produces the protein MTGGGFEVDVQGLRQGGTQFSSAADALGSVFQALDSALSGEGQCWGGDESGQTFAKEYVPNAKATADAFKNLTTALGDIRTGIDQSADAYEGSDQGNSAGISKTY, from the coding sequence GTGACCGGCGGCGGCTTCGAGGTGGACGTCCAGGGCCTCCGCCAGGGCGGGACCCAGTTCAGCTCCGCCGCCGACGCCCTCGGCAGCGTGTTCCAGGCGCTCGACTCCGCGCTCAGCGGTGAAGGCCAGTGCTGGGGAGGCGACGAGTCCGGGCAGACCTTCGCCAAGGAGTACGTGCCCAACGCGAAGGCCACGGCGGACGCGTTCAAGAACCTGACCACGGCGCTCGGCGACATCCGCACGGGCATCGACCAGTCCGCCGACGCGTACGAGGGCTCCGACCAGGGCAACTCCGCGGGCATTTCCAAGACTTACTGA
- a CDS encoding YbaB/EbfC family nucleoid-associated protein, with protein MTDPSGRRAELEARNAAMREQVDSLMSELHRKTAEMREAQAKAMAITASATSRDGSVTARVDSSGALTSLEFSPNAFERSTPDKLARVATETVVEAIAKSRTELNEVLTDAQQGSSIDLSEMLPGVPSLADLIPPVPPVPQPASQAPQRGRRPADDEEEGGSVMDRGGW; from the coding sequence GTGACCGATCCGAGTGGCCGCAGGGCGGAGCTCGAGGCGCGCAACGCCGCCATGCGCGAGCAGGTGGACTCGCTCATGTCCGAGTTGCACCGCAAGACAGCCGAGATGCGCGAGGCGCAGGCCAAGGCGATGGCGATCACCGCCAGCGCCACCTCGCGGGACGGCAGCGTCACGGCGAGGGTGGACTCCTCGGGGGCGTTGACGTCGCTGGAGTTCTCGCCGAACGCCTTCGAGCGCTCGACGCCGGACAAGCTGGCGCGCGTGGCGACCGAGACGGTCGTCGAGGCCATCGCGAAGTCCCGCACCGAGCTCAACGAGGTGCTGACCGACGCGCAGCAGGGGTCGAGCATCGACCTCTCCGAGATGCTCCCCGGCGTGCCGTCGCTGGCCGACCTGATCCCGCCGGTCCCCCCGGTGCCGCAGCCCGCCTCGCAGGCGCCGCAGCGCGGCAGGCGACCGGCCGACGACGAAGAAGAGGGCGGCAGCGTCATGGACAGGGGTGGCTGGTGA
- a CDS encoding MFS transporter yields the protein MLRPYRQLAEVPHLISVLIWSMVGRVHLTGTPLALSFLVAGWTGSYALAGVVGGALTLGLGVAGPVRGRAADRAPASRLLAVAGGLYGAGIALLGLLPTILPSGAWPVAVVVAFLTGLCTPPVTQLTRASYPRMAAGPVQQAVYTVEASLQEAMYIVGPMTAATLVAFASPRTAIWACGVLAVAGTFGFLLALRRAGLDQPVPPTGQHSGRSLLKDGSLVLVLVAAVCVVMPLVTVDMLIIAWARDLGRPAMAGVLTAVWGVGSVLGGLVVGGLVGRTNFPLRMAMLTAGMAALIPVLPPVMVPSSPWLLGAVLVVGGLAIAPAIAANNARIGDLAPDGRKAEAFGWMSMAGTAGAALALPTAGWLLDHIGPAAAAGSATAVALVGTVLATRVRAAAPEVAEAGTSA from the coding sequence GTGCTGCGCCCCTACCGCCAACTGGCCGAAGTCCCCCACCTGATCTCCGTGCTGATCTGGTCGATGGTGGGGCGGGTGCACCTGACCGGCACCCCGCTCGCCCTGTCGTTCCTGGTGGCGGGGTGGACCGGGTCGTACGCCCTGGCGGGTGTGGTCGGCGGCGCGCTGACGCTCGGGCTGGGTGTCGCGGGTCCGGTGCGCGGCCGGGCGGCGGACCGGGCGCCCGCGAGCAGGCTGCTGGCGGTGGCGGGAGGCCTGTACGGCGCGGGCATCGCGCTGCTCGGGCTGCTGCCGACGATCCTGCCGTCGGGCGCGTGGCCGGTGGCCGTGGTGGTCGCGTTCCTCACGGGCCTGTGCACGCCGCCGGTGACCCAGCTGACCAGGGCGAGCTACCCGAGGATGGCCGCGGGTCCGGTGCAGCAGGCCGTCTACACGGTGGAGGCGTCGCTCCAGGAGGCCATGTACATCGTCGGGCCGATGACGGCCGCGACGCTGGTCGCGTTCGCCAGCCCGCGCACCGCGATCTGGGCGTGCGGCGTGCTGGCCGTGGCGGGCACGTTCGGGTTCCTGCTCGCGCTGCGCCGGGCCGGGCTGGACCAGCCGGTGCCCCCGACGGGGCAGCACAGCGGCCGGTCGCTGCTCAAGGACGGCAGCCTCGTGCTCGTGCTGGTCGCGGCGGTCTGCGTGGTGATGCCGCTGGTGACCGTCGACATGCTGATCATCGCGTGGGCCCGCGACCTCGGGCGGCCCGCGATGGCCGGGGTGCTGACGGCCGTGTGGGGTGTCGGGTCGGTGCTGGGCGGGCTGGTCGTCGGGGGTTTGGTCGGCCGGACCAACTTCCCGCTGCGGATGGCGATGCTGACGGCGGGCATGGCCGCGCTGATCCCCGTGCTGCCACCTGTCATGGTCCCGTCGTCGCCGTGGCTGCTCGGCGCGGTGCTGGTGGTCGGCGGCCTGGCCATCGCGCCCGCGATCGCCGCGAACAACGCGCGGATCGGCGACCTGGCCCCGGACGGCCGCAAGGCGGAGGCGTTCGGCTGGATGTCCATGGCCGGCACGGCGGGCGCGGCGCTGGCGCTGCCCACCGCCGGGTGGCTGCTCGACCACATCGGGCCCGCCGCGGCCGCCGGGTCGGCGACGGCGGTGGCCCTCGTCGGCACGGTGCTGGCGACCCGCGTGCGCGCGGCCGCGCCCGAGGTCGCCGAGGCCGGGACCAGCGCGTGA
- a CDS encoding bifunctional methylenetetrahydrofolate dehydrogenase/methenyltetrahydrofolate cyclohydrolase, with protein MTATILNGRATRDAIFEDLRERVTALVGRGVTPGLATVLVGDDPGSHSYVKGKHTACAKVGITSIRRDLPAETTQAELEAVIDELNADPACTAYIVQLPLPKHLDANAILERIDPAKDGDGLHPTNLGKLVLGETAPLPATPRGVVELLRRFDVPIAGANVTVVGRGVTVGRPIGLLLTRRSENATVTLCHTGTKDLAAEVRRADIVIAGAGSPGLITADMVKPGAAVVDVGITRTEAGLVGDVHPDVAEVAGFLAPIPGGAGPMTIAMLLANTVEAAERSLETA; from the coding sequence GTGACGGCGACGATCCTCAATGGCAGGGCCACCCGAGACGCGATCTTCGAAGACCTGCGGGAGCGGGTCACCGCGCTGGTCGGGCGGGGTGTGACGCCGGGTCTGGCGACCGTGCTGGTCGGCGACGACCCCGGCTCCCACTCCTACGTGAAGGGGAAGCACACGGCGTGCGCGAAGGTCGGCATCACGTCGATCCGCCGCGACCTGCCCGCCGAGACCACGCAGGCCGAGCTGGAAGCCGTCATCGACGAGCTGAACGCGGACCCGGCGTGCACCGCGTACATCGTGCAGCTGCCGCTGCCCAAGCACCTCGACGCGAACGCGATCCTGGAGCGCATCGACCCGGCCAAGGACGGCGACGGCCTGCACCCGACCAACCTGGGCAAGCTGGTGCTGGGCGAGACCGCTCCCCTGCCCGCCACCCCGCGCGGCGTCGTGGAGCTGCTGCGCCGCTTCGACGTGCCGATCGCGGGCGCGAACGTGACCGTGGTCGGCCGCGGCGTGACCGTGGGCCGCCCGATCGGGCTGCTGCTGACCCGCCGCTCCGAGAACGCGACCGTGACCCTGTGCCACACCGGCACGAAGGACCTGGCCGCCGAGGTGCGCCGCGCGGACATCGTGATCGCGGGCGCGGGCAGCCCCGGCCTCATCACCGCCGACATGGTCAAGCCCGGCGCGGCCGTGGTCGACGTCGGCATCACCCGCACCGAGGCGGGTCTGGTCGGCGACGTGCACCCGGACGTGGCCGAGGTCGCCGGGTTCCTGGCGCCGATCCCCGGTGGCGCGGGCCCCATGACCATCGCGATGCTGCTGGCCAACACGGTCGAAGCCGCCGAGCGCTCGCTCGAGACGGCGTAG
- a CDS encoding DUF3017 domain-containing protein — translation MPEQRWRSAAGQHLPFALVLGVTLLGLVRIVQYHWRQGVVLIGIALLLAALLRVLVTDEQAGLIAIRGRGVDAMLYSGLGVAVIVVAMTITGGPFSR, via the coding sequence ATGCCGGAGCAGCGCTGGCGGTCGGCGGCGGGTCAGCACCTGCCGTTCGCGCTGGTGCTGGGCGTGACCCTGCTGGGTCTCGTGCGGATCGTGCAGTACCACTGGCGCCAGGGCGTGGTCCTGATCGGCATCGCGCTGCTGCTCGCGGCGCTGCTGCGGGTGCTGGTGACCGACGAGCAGGCGGGCCTGATCGCCATCCGCGGCCGGGGGGTCGACGCGATGCTGTACTCCGGACTCGGCGTGGCGGTGATCGTGGTGGCGATGACGATCACCGGCGGGCCCTTCAGCAGGTAG
- a CDS encoding dihydrofolate reductase family protein, producing the protein MRKLTYYVATSLDGFIATADGAFDVFPVEGDHIEMIFEEYPDTLPGAGREMLGIDPPNANFDTVLMGRATYQVPGGGPSPYPHLRQYVVSKTLTGTPPEVGVISDDVLGKVRELKAEDGLGIWLCGGGKLAAALLPEIDELVLKVNPVVLGTGVPLFDGEFPVERFTPGPPRVFASGVVVTTYAKA; encoded by the coding sequence ATGCGGAAACTGACCTACTACGTCGCGACGTCGCTGGACGGCTTCATCGCGACCGCCGACGGCGCTTTCGACGTCTTCCCGGTCGAGGGCGACCACATCGAGATGATCTTCGAGGAGTACCCGGACACGCTGCCGGGCGCGGGTCGGGAGATGCTCGGCATCGACCCGCCGAACGCGAACTTCGACACGGTGCTGATGGGGCGGGCGACCTACCAGGTGCCCGGCGGAGGGCCCAGCCCCTACCCGCACCTGCGGCAGTACGTGGTGTCGAAGACGCTCACGGGCACGCCTCCCGAGGTCGGGGTGATCTCCGACGACGTGCTGGGGAAGGTCCGCGAGCTGAAGGCCGAGGACGGGCTGGGCATCTGGCTGTGCGGCGGCGGCAAGCTGGCCGCGGCGCTGCTGCCGGAGATCGACGAGCTCGTGCTGAAGGTGAACCCGGTCGTCCTGGGCACCGGCGTCCCGCTGTTCGACGGGGAGTTCCCGGTGGAGCGGTTCACGCCGGGGCCGCCGCGGGTGTTCGCGAGCGGCGTGGTCGTGACGACGTACGCGAAGGCCTAG